The region TTCCTAGGACGCAAAGTGCCATGCAAGGCCCAGAGCCCGCTTACCCTGGCTTTCTGGATCCGCCCGCCTCCACAACGGCCCGCCCCGCCAGCCTCCACTTGCGCCGTGCACCCATCCGTCCAAACCCTCGTGTAAGGTTTGAAGTACGCACATGTAATCCAGGGAGGGGGTGCGGGGTAGTGCTGAATCAGGCCGGATCCAGAAAGCCAGGGCAGGCGGCCGCAGGGCCTTGCATGGCACCTCGCGTCCACGGCCGAAAAGGCAGTTGCATTGCCAAAGCGGTTATCTGGCCGATGAGGCACTGCCCCGCACCCCCTCCCTAACCTTCTACGAGGCCGTCTACTCGGGGATTTCGAGGACCCGGCCTGCCTTGAGGATTTCCCTGGGTTTGAGCTTGTTGAGCTTGCGGATGGTTTCAGCGTCAGTGCGGTAATGTTTTGCAATACCCGTCAGTGTCTCCCCCTTTTTTACGGTATGGAAGACCTTTTTGGGGCTTGCGGCCACCTGCTTCTTTTGCTCGGTGGCAGCGTCCGCCTGGATCCGGGAAAGAGCGGCAATAAATGCATCCCTGCTTCCCTCAGGGATGAAAAGTCGGTGGCGGCCAGCCGGGAGGTAGGTACCGAGGATTGCCGGGTTGTATTCCCGAAAGAGACGAAAAGAGACCCCGCATGCGTGGGCGAGCTCACGAACTGAGAGTGAGGCCCCATTATCGATGTTGACCTCTACTGCCTCTACCCTGTTCGGCCTGTAGAGCCGTGCATCCCCCAGGTCGACCCCGTAGCGATACGGGTGCTCGAGGAGGATCTTGGCCGCTATGGCACGAAAGACATAGCGTTCCGTCTCCCTGGGGAGGCGAAGGCCGTAGAAGTCGTTCTCTCCCTGGGTCTCCATGGCACGGGAGATCCTTCCTTCCCCTGCGTTATATGCGGCAAGGGCCAGTGTCCAGGCCCCGAGACGATCTTTCAGATCGGCGAGGTGCGCAAGGGCGGACTGTGTGGCATACTCCCAGTCCCTCCGTTCGTCTATGCAGTCGTCCTGGTCGAGACCGCAGCTCTTGCCAGTAGATTCCATAAACTGCCATGGCCCAGATGCGCCTGCCGGGCTGGTTACATCGGCCCTGAGATCGCTTTCAATAAGAGCGACGTACTTGAGATCCTCGGGAAGCCCCCTTGCCCGGATGATGGATTCGATAAGGGGAAAATAGCGGGGTGAACGCTTGAACCAGAAGGTCGTTGTGACAGGGTTTCCGAGGATGACGATCATCTCGTATTCGAGACGTTCGGCCACGTCTTCCCGGGCGAGCGGAACCTGTTCTCCGCAAAAGGTGACGGTCTCTGGAAGCTCCAGGTGGAGAAGCCGGGTGATCTCATCCCCGTCGGCACGGGCATGGGCCGCAGAGATGTGCATGGCAAGGACTGCCGTCAGGAAAAGAAAAAGGGTTCTGCATGTCGAGTTCATAGGTGTGCCCCTCCTTGGCCTGCCTTTCCGCTCCCTTTCCAGCCCGCGTTTCTCACCTCCCTGACAAGGACGTGGGGGATCTCCCATTTGTTGAGGGGGCTCACGATGTAGAGCCCATCCGTCCAGGACGCTATCTCTTCGATAAGTCTGCGTGCGAGATCGAGGCCGAAGGCCCGTTGGTCCTCTACCTTTTCGAAGCGGCCGATGGCCTTCCGTATGGATGCAGGGATGACGATTCCAGGGATCTCGTTATGGAGGAATTCGGCATTTCGGGCGGAGATGAGGGGAAAGATGCCGGGAAAGATGAGGATATGATCGAGATGGTGGAGTGCGTTCATCATGGCCTCCACGTCACCTGAGGTAAAAAGGGGCTGGGTCATGACGAATCGGGCCCCGAGTTCGATCTTTTTTTCAAGCCGTCGGATCTGGATCTCTGGATTCGCAGGCCGGTAGCTGAAGGCGCAACCTATGGAGATCGAGGTATGGACCTTCATGGGCCGGCCTGCCAGGTTCATGCCAGAGTTGTAGAGCTGGATGGTCCGGATGAGGCCGAGGGAATCCATGTCGAAGACCCCCCGGGCCCCGGGCTGATCGCTTGAGGCAGCGGGATCCCCGGTGACTGCGAGGATTGCTTCGATCCCGAGGGTGTGGGCGGCCATGATCTGGGACTGGAGGGCCAGGACGTTCCGGTCCCGGCAGGTGAGGTGGAGGACAGTGGAGACACCTGTCTCGGATCGGATGCGGTGGGCAAGGGAGAGGTTGTCAGCCCGAAGGACTGCAAGGGGATGATCCGCGAGGGTGATAGCATCTACTCCCGCCTCGGAGAGCTTACGCGCCCCTGTCAGGACCGCTGTGAAGTCCAGGTGGGGCGGCGGATCGAGCTCGACCAGGATGGGGATCCGGCTCCCGTTCAGTCTGTCGAGAAGGCCCCCCCGGCCGGAGGTCTTTTCAGGCTCGGCGTATGACTCAGCGGAGACCTCAACCAAGGAGGCAGGAACGACCGTGCGGCCCTTTTTGAGATGCAGGTGTTCCCGAAAGACCCTGATATGTTCAGGTGTGGTCCCACAGCAGCCGCCCACGAGCCGGGCCCCGAGCTTGATCATCTCAGCGAGGCCGCGGGCCATGTACATGGGCTGGGCCGAATAGACCGTCCGGTGGCCGAGGATCTCCGGGAGCCCTGCGTTGGGGAAGGCCGAGAGAGGGATTCTGTCCCGAAGGACAGAGAGACGCTTCATGGCGTCGAGCATGGCCTTGACCCCGCGGCCGCAGTTGGTTCCGAAGACCGAGGCCCCTGCTGCGATCGCCCTTTCTGCGCACGCAAGCGCATCCATGCCCATGGAGGTGCGGCCCTGGAAGGGAAAGACCATCTGGGCAACAATGGGCAGCTCGGCCGAACATTGCCGGGCAGCGGATATAGCCAAGACCAGTTCGTCCGGATGAGTAAATGTCTCGAGGATGACGAGATCCACTCCGCCCTCGACCAGGGCCGAGATCTGTTCGTAAAAGACCTCTTTCACTGCTGAAGGATCCATACCACCGGATTCCAGTGGAAAATCGAGGCCAGTGGGCCCGACCGAGCCTGCTACCAGGATCTCTTTTCCAGCCGCGCGTGCGGCAAGGGCGGCGCCTGCCAGGTTCACCTCCCGGACCTGGGATCGTCCGTCCCTGAGCGGGAGCTTCATGCGGTTGGCCCCGAAGGTGTTCGTCTCGATGAGGTCCGAGCCGGCCCTTATGTAGTCTTCGTGGACCGAGATGATGAGGTCAGGGTCTGTCAGGTTAAGGAGGTCGATGTTGGCGCCGACCTCCACCCCCTTCTCAAAAAGATAGGTGCCCATGGCCCCGTCGCCGAGGAGGACCCTTTCCTGAACGGCCTCGAGAAAGGGGCCTTTCATGACGCCATGTCCGGGGAAATCCGGATCTCAGCGCGCTTTCTCAACAGGTTCAACCACTCCGTGAGCAACATGTTCCGTTTTTCTTCGAGGAGTCGTCTTTTGAGTGTATCCTTTTCCGACTCGAACCTGGATGGATCCCCGTCTTGTCTTCCCATGAATCCGATCACGTAGAAGCTCCCGTTTGCTTCAAGGACATCCCCTGGCAGGGGGTTGGTGGCGGATAGATTCAGCGCCTGGGTGGTGACGGCCGGTGGGAGCTTTCCTCCACCGGTCTGGTCCGAGCGGGAGAAGAAACCGCTCTTTTCACATGCATCCCCCTGGGCGGCCGCTGCCTCGCAAAGACCCTTCTCCCGGGCGCTGGCAAGGAGGGATCGGGCCTTGTCCCGGCAGAGGTCCTTACTGCGCGCCCGGACAAAATCCCGCGTCACCCTGTCCTTTACCTCTGAGAGTTCGGGGATTCTGGCATTTTCCTTCTCAAGGACCTCGGCGATCAGGATCCCCTGGGGGACCGTGAGTATGGAGCTCAGTTCCCCGGCCTCTAAGGCGAAGAGGGCCTTAACCGCCTCGGTTGCATGGGAAAGGTAGGCAGGAGGGGATGCCTCCTCAAAAGGACCTGATTTTTCCAGTCGGACCTTTTCCTTTTCCGCGTATGGCTCAAGCCCTCCGGAGGCGATGATGGAGTCATAGGCAGCCCTGGCCTTTTCCCAGAGGAGTCTCTCCGTCCTTTCCCTGGAGATCGTTCGTGCAATCTCGTCCCTGACCTCAGCCAGTTCGCGGGTCCGTTCCGGAAGAATCTCCTCGAGTTTGATAACGTGCCAGCCAAAGGGGGTGCGGACCGGGCCGCTTATTTCACCCTTCTGCATGGCGAAGACGGCATCCTCAAAAGGTTTTACCATGGCGCCCCGGGAGAAAGGCCCGAGTTCTCCGCCCTTGCCAGCACTTCCCGGATCCTGGGAGTATTTTTTCGCAACCTCGGCAAAGTCCTCGCCCTTACGAATCCGTTCGGCAAGTCCTTCGGCCTGTGCCCTCAGCTCCTCCACCTTCTTGTCGTCCGCGTCCTTCGGGATCCTCAAGAGGATGTGCCGGACCTTCCTCTGTTCCGCGACCTTAAAGTCTTCCGTGTGATCCGCATAAAAGGCAGAGATCTCCTCGTCTGTGGGCGTGGTCTCCTTTTCCAGATCAGCTCGTTTGATAAGGAGGGATGAGATGACAAGGCGTGGAGCAGTCTTATAGTCCTCTTTGTGGGCATCGAACCAGGAGGAGAGATCCTCTGGTGTGAATGTCACGGATTTTTCACACATGGAGGGGTCGATCCGGACGAAGGCGATGTCGATCCTTTCGTTTTCGAAATCGAAGTGGTTTTGCGCCTCGATTTCGGTGATGTCGAGCCCGGAAGCAGCGAGCGTTGTGATCTTGTTGAAGATGATCCTTTTTCTAACGTCCTCCTCGAATTCCGGCGCTGTCAGGCGGGCGGAGCGGAGCGCGCGATTGTAGAGACCCTGGTTGAACCGGCCGTTTTCCTGGAATGTCGGCATTCGAAGGATCTCGGCCCTCACCTCGTCATCGCTCGCAATGACCCCAAGGCGGCGTGCCTCCTGCTGGACGAGGACCTCGTTGATGAGGGAATCGAGGACCTGCTGCTTGAGCTGGATCTGGTCGAGAAAGCCCTCGGGTATCTTGCCCTGGAACATCTCCTGGTAGCGTTCGATCGCGTTCGAATAGGCGCGCCGGTACGTCTCGGCGAGGATCGTCTCCCCGTTCACCTTTGCGGCCATGGAAAGACGTCCAGAACGGAACGATCCGATTCCCCAGAAGACAAAGACGATGGCGATGGCCCCGAGGATGAACCTGACGAGCCAGGAGCTGGCGTTCTTGCGGATGATGTCAAGCATGATGAAGATCCCTTTGCATGGAGTTGTGTGCGACCATGGTCCCGGACGAAACAGTATGACAGCCTAAGACCGGGACGGCGCATGAAATTCTACCGGAAAAAAGGACGGTTGTCGGCCCGGGGGATCCACCCTTGCGCGAGGCAACGATCGAAGCGACGCTGGCGCACAGGCCTGGGTCCTTCATCCTCTTCCAGAGTCCGCAGGGGCCGGATCCTCCTGCAATAGATACGATACAGTCATCCTCCCGGGCAAGGGCCCGAATCCGGTCGTTTTCCCTCTGGTTGCGTCCGATAACGAGCCAGGAGCCGTCCGGCAGAAAAGTGTGTATGCCGATTGGAGAAAGGCGAAGGTCATGGGTATCAAGGTCCGGCCAGCGATCAAGGACCCCCCGGACCTTGCCCGAGATGTGGGCGTCTGCAAGCAGGCATCCCCCGGACGGGGCCGGATAGTGCCGAATGCCGAGGTGGGAGGCCAAGGCCATCTGTTCCTTTCTGCCGCGCCCGTGGATGGCAAAGAGCCTCGAGCGGTCCACGGTTCCCGCCTTCTCCATGGGAGTGGGCGCGAGCTTCAGCGCCGACAGGGGCCGAAGAAGACGCCCCTCGAGCCCGGACTCCCTCTCGACGAGTGCGAGGACCTCGCGCCTCTGGGTGAGACGCCTCTGTCCCATCACCTCGCCAGTGGCGACGAAACTGGCGCCCTCGGCCTCCAGGAGCCATGCCGCCTTTCGGAGCATGAGGATTCGGCAGTCCACACAGGGATTAAGAAACCGACCGTATCCGTAGGCCGGGGCAAGAAGGACGGGAAGAAAGTCCTCGGTGATGTCCAGGATCTTTAGGCGGATTCCGTAACGCTCCAACATTCGGCGTTTCTCGTCCTCCGCCCTCTCAACGCATTGCACCCCAAAAAAGGGGCTCGTGAACATGACAGCCAGCACGTCCAGACCCTGGCCCGCCAGTATGGCGCAGGCGAGGATGCTGTCGAGGCCGCCGGAAAAGAGGACGATGGCGCGGGTTGTCATGAGCCCTCGGGCAGGTCCTGCCGGCCGGCCCGTTCGAGGAGGGTACGGGCGTATTCCCTGGCAGGCATGGGGGCGCCTCCGAGCATGCGGGCGATCTCGTCAGTCCTTTTATCCGAGGAGACCTGGGTGATGGTCGTGTGGGTCGCACCATCTTCGACGTGTTTGGAGACGACGAGATGCTGATCTGCAAGGGCCGCAATCTGGGGAAAGTGTGTGATGACCATGACCTGTCCCCTTCGGGCGAGGGCTGCAAGCTTGATCCCGACCCGCTCCGCCACCTCCCCCCCGAGACCTGCGTCGATCTCGTCGAACAGGACGGTTTCGATCCCCATGCGCATGGAAAGGATCGTCTTCAAGGCGAGCATGACACGGCTGAGTTCGCCCCCTGAGGCGATGTCCTCGATCGGACGCAGGGGCTCGCCCACGTTGGCGCTGAATAGGAAACGCACCTCGTCCAGCCCGTGCGGGCCGAGATCGGATGGCGCCGGGGCCTCCGGGGCCGAGACCTGGACATGGAATCGGGCGTTCGAAAGCCTGAGGTCCGCAAATTCCCGGACCACCTCGCTGGCAAGGGCCGTTGCAGATTCTCGGCGGACACGGGAGATACGCGTCGCCTGGGCAAGGAGCTCGTCCTCCCTGTTTTGAATGAGGCCTTTCAGCTCGGCTTCCCGGCCTTCCTCCACCCCGAGGGAGGCGAGCTTTTCCTCGAGGCCTTTTCGGTAAGCGATGATGTCCGAGACGTCAGGACCGTACTTTCGGGCAAGGGCCCTCAGGCGGGTGATCCTTTCCTCTACTGCCTCGAGGCGGGCCGGGTCATCCGTGAGCCCGGAGATATGGGAGTGAATGGACCTTGCAAGCTCTTCGATCTCCAGAATGATGGATACGATGCCTTCG is a window of Deltaproteobacteria bacterium DNA encoding:
- a CDS encoding transglycosylase SLT domain-containing protein codes for the protein MNSTCRTLFLFLTAVLAMHISAAHARADGDEITRLLHLELPETVTFCGEQVPLAREDVAERLEYEMIVILGNPVTTTFWFKRSPRYFPLIESIIRARGLPEDLKYVALIESDLRADVTSPAGASGPWQFMESTGKSCGLDQDDCIDERRDWEYATQSALAHLADLKDRLGAWTLALAAYNAGEGRISRAMETQGENDFYGLRLPRETERYVFRAIAAKILLEHPYRYGVDLGDARLYRPNRVEAVEVNIDNGASLSVRELAHACGVSFRLFREYNPAILGTYLPAGRHRLFIPEGSRDAFIAALSRIQADAATEQKKQVAASPKKVFHTVKKGETLTGIAKHYRTDAETIRKLNKLKPREILKAGRVLEIPE
- a CDS encoding bifunctional homocysteine S-methyltransferase/methylenetetrahydrofolate reductase — translated: MKGPFLEAVQERVLLGDGAMGTYLFEKGVEVGANIDLLNLTDPDLIISVHEDYIRAGSDLIETNTFGANRMKLPLRDGRSQVREVNLAGAALAARAAGKEILVAGSVGPTGLDFPLESGGMDPSAVKEVFYEQISALVEGGVDLVILETFTHPDELVLAISAARQCSAELPIVAQMVFPFQGRTSMGMDALACAERAIAAGASVFGTNCGRGVKAMLDAMKRLSVLRDRIPLSAFPNAGLPEILGHRTVYSAQPMYMARGLAEMIKLGARLVGGCCGTTPEHIRVFREHLHLKKGRTVVPASLVEVSAESYAEPEKTSGRGGLLDRLNGSRIPILVELDPPPHLDFTAVLTGARKLSEAGVDAITLADHPLAVLRADNLSLAHRIRSETGVSTVLHLTCRDRNVLALQSQIMAAHTLGIEAILAVTGDPAASSDQPGARGVFDMDSLGLIRTIQLYNSGMNLAGRPMKVHTSISIGCAFSYRPANPEIQIRRLEKKIELGARFVMTQPLFTSGDVEAMMNALHHLDHILIFPGIFPLISARNAEFLHNEIPGIVIPASIRKAIGRFEKVEDQRAFGLDLARRLIEEIASWTDGLYIVSPLNKWEIPHVLVREVRNAGWKGSGKAGQGGAHL
- a CDS encoding SurA N-terminal domain-containing protein yields the protein MLDIIRKNASSWLVRFILGAIAIVFVFWGIGSFRSGRLSMAAKVNGETILAETYRRAYSNAIERYQEMFQGKIPEGFLDQIQLKQQVLDSLINEVLVQQEARRLGVIASDDEVRAEILRMPTFQENGRFNQGLYNRALRSARLTAPEFEEDVRKRIIFNKITTLAASGLDITEIEAQNHFDFENERIDIAFVRIDPSMCEKSVTFTPEDLSSWFDAHKEDYKTAPRLVISSLLIKRADLEKETTPTDEEISAFYADHTEDFKVAEQRKVRHILLRIPKDADDKKVEELRAQAEGLAERIRKGEDFAEVAKKYSQDPGSAGKGGELGPFSRGAMVKPFEDAVFAMQKGEISGPVRTPFGWHVIKLEEILPERTRELAEVRDEIARTISRERTERLLWEKARAAYDSIIASGGLEPYAEKEKVRLEKSGPFEEASPPAYLSHATEAVKALFALEAGELSSILTVPQGILIAEVLEKENARIPELSEVKDRVTRDFVRARSKDLCRDKARSLLASAREKGLCEAAAAQGDACEKSGFFSRSDQTGGGKLPPAVTTQALNLSATNPLPGDVLEANGSFYVIGFMGRQDGDPSRFESEKDTLKRRLLEEKRNMLLTEWLNLLRKRAEIRISPDMAS
- the recN gene encoding DNA repair protein RecN, with product MLLELGLENFVLITRATLVLSPGLISVTGETGAGKSLLVQAIKTVLGDRAGPHLVRSGADQAVVQALFDSPDSLRKVLDGLGITGDDVVTIRRVIPRNGKARAYVNGAFVSLHDLRTIASSLVSIAGQHEYQSLLSTAHHRIALDRFAGLDREVEDFSRGYAELMSLKRELQKVAALRKSWEERRERLRAEAAEIDAVAPRIGEDEALEQERKVLKSAATLMAEGHAVYSALYAEKDSVLERLHACSKGLERMSAIDPRVSGLYEGIVSIILEIEELARSIHSHISGLTDDPARLEAVEERITRLRALARKYGPDVSDIIAYRKGLEEKLASLGVEEGREAELKGLIQNREDELLAQATRISRVRRESATALASEVVREFADLRLSNARFHVQVSAPEAPAPSDLGPHGLDEVRFLFSANVGEPLRPIEDIASGGELSRVMLALKTILSMRMGIETVLFDEIDAGLGGEVAERVGIKLAALARRGQVMVITHFPQIAALADQHLVVSKHVEDGATHTTITQVSSDKRTDEIARMLGGAPMPAREYARTLLERAGRQDLPEGS